The following are from one region of the Sardina pilchardus chromosome 4, fSarPil1.1, whole genome shotgun sequence genome:
- the LOC134077864 gene encoding uncharacterized protein LOC134077864 isoform X3: MSFTLILMLLQFLSVTHSAGIQKHALRNDSTELNGEVPNVHVVSVLWTCEKDKVVDWDKGDTEPRYYTRLNKTKLNMDTWALTISDLQPTCHGRYALQINGRETAKSYQLTVLDISHACDPEGCNFTCKGADSTHTEYSWTDNQGRNERGSVLMVEKTEGLNGVYTCNFSNPVSWNTSSIREGELFSADATDAKLAIILGSITGLAALIGIACCIKKKSMHREAHVRQEQPEEFPLSTTNNQAQRDEPEV, encoded by the exons ATGAGTTTTACTCTGATCTTAATGCTGCTTCAATTTCTGTCTGTGACCCACTCAG CTGGCATCCAAAAACACGCGTTGAGGAATGATTCCACTGAACTAAATGGAGAGGTCCCaaatgtgcatgttgtgtcagTCTTGTGGACATGTGAAAAAGACAAAGTTGTAGATTGGGATAAGGGAGACACAGAGCCAAGGTATTATACTAGATTAAATAAGACTAAACTCAACATGGACACCTGGGCTCTAACTATCTCTGACCTGCAGCCGACATGTCATGGCCGATATGCACTTCAAATCAATGGTAGAGAAACAGCCAAGTCTTATCAACTGACTGTATTAG ATATCAGCCATGCCTGTGACCCGGAAGGCTGTAACTTCACCTGTAAAGGAGCAGATAGTACTCACACAGAGTACAGCTGGACTGATAACCAggggagaaatgagagagggtCTGTGCTGATGGTGGAGAAGACTGAGGGACTCAATGGGGTCTACACCTGTAACTTCAGCAATCCAGTGAGCTGgaacaccagcagcatcagGGAGGGAGAGCTGTTCTCTGCAG ATGCTACAGATGCTAAATTGGCCATTATCCTGGGATCTATCACGGGTTTGGCTGCCCTGATTGGAATCGCATGTTGCATCAAAAAGAAGAGTATGCATA GAGAAGCTCACGTGAGACAAGAGCAGCCAGAAGAATTTCCACTGTCAACAACTAACA ATCAGG
- the LOC134077864 gene encoding carcinoembryonic antigen-related cell adhesion molecule 1-like isoform X2, with protein sequence MSFTLILMLLQFLSVTHSAGIQKHALRNDSTELNGEVPNVHVVSVLWTCEKDKVVDWDKGDTEPRYYTRLNKTKLNMDTWALTISDLQPTCHGRYALQINGRETAKSYQLTVLEPVSQPDISHACDPEGCNFTCKGADSTHTEYSWTDNQGRNERGSVLMVEKTEGLNGVYTCNFSNPVSWNTSSIREGELFSADATDAKLAIILGSITGLAALIGIACCIKKKREAHVRQEQPEEFPLSTTNNQAQRDEPEV encoded by the exons ATGAGTTTTACTCTGATCTTAATGCTGCTTCAATTTCTGTCTGTGACCCACTCAG CTGGCATCCAAAAACACGCGTTGAGGAATGATTCCACTGAACTAAATGGAGAGGTCCCaaatgtgcatgttgtgtcagTCTTGTGGACATGTGAAAAAGACAAAGTTGTAGATTGGGATAAGGGAGACACAGAGCCAAGGTATTATACTAGATTAAATAAGACTAAACTCAACATGGACACCTGGGCTCTAACTATCTCTGACCTGCAGCCGACATGTCATGGCCGATATGCACTTCAAATCAATGGTAGAGAAACAGCCAAGTCTTATCAACTGACTGTATTAG AACCTGTTTCTCAGCCAGATATCAGCCATGCCTGTGACCCGGAAGGCTGTAACTTCACCTGTAAAGGAGCAGATAGTACTCACACAGAGTACAGCTGGACTGATAACCAggggagaaatgagagagggtCTGTGCTGATGGTGGAGAAGACTGAGGGACTCAATGGGGTCTACACCTGTAACTTCAGCAATCCAGTGAGCTGgaacaccagcagcatcagGGAGGGAGAGCTGTTCTCTGCAG ATGCTACAGATGCTAAATTGGCCATTATCCTGGGATCTATCACGGGTTTGGCTGCCCTGATTGGAATCGCATGTTGCATCAAAAAGAAGA GAGAAGCTCACGTGAGACAAGAGCAGCCAGAAGAATTTCCACTGTCAACAACTAACA ATCAGG
- the LOC134077864 gene encoding carcinoembryonic antigen-related cell adhesion molecule 1-like isoform X1 → MSFTLILMLLQFLSVTHSAGIQKHALRNDSTELNGEVPNVHVVSVLWTCEKDKVVDWDKGDTEPRYYTRLNKTKLNMDTWALTISDLQPTCHGRYALQINGRETAKSYQLTVLEPVSQPDISHACDPEGCNFTCKGADSTHTEYSWTDNQGRNERGSVLMVEKTEGLNGVYTCNFSNPVSWNTSSIREGELFSADATDAKLAIILGSITGLAALIGIACCIKKKSMHREAHVRQEQPEEFPLSTTNNQAQRDEPEV, encoded by the exons ATGAGTTTTACTCTGATCTTAATGCTGCTTCAATTTCTGTCTGTGACCCACTCAG CTGGCATCCAAAAACACGCGTTGAGGAATGATTCCACTGAACTAAATGGAGAGGTCCCaaatgtgcatgttgtgtcagTCTTGTGGACATGTGAAAAAGACAAAGTTGTAGATTGGGATAAGGGAGACACAGAGCCAAGGTATTATACTAGATTAAATAAGACTAAACTCAACATGGACACCTGGGCTCTAACTATCTCTGACCTGCAGCCGACATGTCATGGCCGATATGCACTTCAAATCAATGGTAGAGAAACAGCCAAGTCTTATCAACTGACTGTATTAG AACCTGTTTCTCAGCCAGATATCAGCCATGCCTGTGACCCGGAAGGCTGTAACTTCACCTGTAAAGGAGCAGATAGTACTCACACAGAGTACAGCTGGACTGATAACCAggggagaaatgagagagggtCTGTGCTGATGGTGGAGAAGACTGAGGGACTCAATGGGGTCTACACCTGTAACTTCAGCAATCCAGTGAGCTGgaacaccagcagcatcagGGAGGGAGAGCTGTTCTCTGCAG ATGCTACAGATGCTAAATTGGCCATTATCCTGGGATCTATCACGGGTTTGGCTGCCCTGATTGGAATCGCATGTTGCATCAAAAAGAAGAGTATGCATA GAGAAGCTCACGTGAGACAAGAGCAGCCAGAAGAATTTCCACTGTCAACAACTAACA ATCAGG